Below is a genomic region from Rhododendron vialii isolate Sample 1 chromosome 5a, ASM3025357v1.
TCGGCAGATAACTTCGCTCTTTATTCAAATCAAACTCCCTGTACTGTGTTTTGCTTATATATAAATTGAGTTTACtttctgataaaaaataaataaaaaaatcaaactccCAGTATTTTTGGTTCTCCTCAACATGGCTAGCCATTCTTAGAAGTATTCTTTATTATCCAGACAGAAAAATAGTAAGATCAGGGATGCTAGTCAAAAGAtttttaaactattttcttttccttcctttccAACATACAGATATCAACCAAACAGAGAACACACTAAAGAACGGAGGGAAATTGGGAGAGTTTATTGCCCCATACCCCTTTTCCACCAAACATTTGGGGGCAGCTTACACAATTGTCTTGGGCACACGCCTACTGTGTTGCGGAAAATGGGTATGAGGCACCATGTGGTGGTATCCAAGGGCATTGGATCATATCTTGGTAAATGGTAAATCGGTTCTTTAATTTTGGTACAAGCCAGATAAACTCATAAAGTTCGTCCTGAGTTTCAACGAAAACATATATGCATAACAAATTAACAATCAGTAGAATGCCAATCTTTTCCTCGATACAGAACATAGGCTGTTATTCACTCCCATTGTTGAGGAAACAACGTATAGAGACCAACAATGTATAGTACAGTAACCCTCTTACCTTGTAAACATGGCGCAACCAAAAGACACCGTTCTTAAAAACCGAACAAAtaaatctaaaaataattttgaaaaaagaaataacatgaTGGACAATTACTTCACAGAGGTTATAAGGGGTCAAAAGGTTCAGGCAGGGGCTCAAATCCGTTGTCAAAGAGGGGTCCTTGATCAGACTTACCATCAAAACTATGCAGCCAGTTTGTGTTCTTCAAGTCTTCCTTGAGCAGAATTGTGTCATACCGGGAGCTCTCATAGATGTCCATTTCACTGAGTTTCGCTGAAAGTCGGTAATTCACTTCTTTCGTTCCATTTTCGGGAGACCTATTTATATAGTCTCCATCTTCTGAAATGAAACCATTATTGCTGACAGGCAGGTTCCCATTGACAGAAGCTGGAGCACTTAAAGCACGACcaggttggttttttggattaGCAGACCGAATGCTCTGAGGGAAGCGTGTGGTTCCAGAAAGAGGGCGAATGCCACTGGTTCCATTTCTAATGTCCTACGAGTATAATGGAAACACATTCAAGATTGATCGGAAATACTAAAGCATACacctaaaaatttattgaagccCACATTTGATGGTAAATTTCCTGCCATTTAGATGTGTAAAGAAGCCTGCTCATCAGTCTTAATTTATTGTGCCCAAGCTCTAATCAATAAATCAATCTTAATTTATTGTTAAGAAGCCGTCAATCTTATGTAACGTGGCAAAGCTTGAATAGTTACCAAACGAGATTGATTGATTACAAATTGTGTGACTCTAACTAAACTTCCAAAGTGGATGATTATGATGGAAATAGTTGCATTTATATTGCATCAAGATAACCACAAGATGCTCCAAACATTAAATACATGATGGTTAATGATAAGATTAAAAGACAATGGTCGATTTTGgatgaatattttttaatttaaacacgcaaacaaaatataatgaaaGTGAAGACATCTAGAAGGATGCACTTTCATACAACGAAATTGCAGACATATCAGACTATGCATTTTGATATGAAACCGATAATTTTGATATAAAGTAGGGATGGAAGAGAGTGCATACCATATGTCTGATAGCCATGTCCAGCGATTTCTTAGAGATATTCCTACCAAATCCAGAGCTCTCAGTGGATGTCGCTGAAGATTTTATTGGTTTCCGCAATGATAACTCTGGAACATGCGATGCCTTACGAGTCTCCATTGTATCAATGACTTGTGAAACAGCGTGCAAACGCCCCTTTACAGGAGATTCCATGATTCTTCCCCTAGAAACAATGGGTGATGGTTGTCTTCTAGGGACATTTGTGGGAGTGGGGGTTTCTACATTCCCCTTGACAGTCAGAGCGGCACCTGGTCTGGACCTACCAGCAGAAAGCGGCCTGTCGGGCAATGTTGTTCGCAGGTTTGGTGGTGTCTCAAGTGAAAAATCAGGAAGAATCATTGGCTGAGGCAGAGGCCGAACTCGTGGACTAGGGGAGCTAGGCCGGGATAACGTTGCTGCATTGCGCCCATTTGATGGCATCCGCCCAACAGGTGTTGAAAGTCCTGCTTCTGGAGACAAAGGTGCTGTTGATGGAGATAAAGAAGGTGCTGAATTCCGACGAGTAGGTGTTGATGGGCGGGAAGCTGACCTTGTGGCTGGGGTATTCAAGTTTGCAGGAATTGAGGGCCTTGAATTTGGAGTTGAGGGTCTTGAATTTGGGGATGGTCTCATTCTCTCGATGGAAGAGGTGGTGGGCGATGGACGAGCTTTAGAAGGAGTTGAGGGTCTGGATGTCACTGGACGGGCTGATGGGGTGGAAGGTCTCGCAGTAGATGAGGACATTGAGGAGCGAGATGAAGGCGTGGAGGGTCTTGCAGTAGAGGAGGAGATTGAGGAACGAGTAGCAGGGGAGGACGGTCTTATGTAAGATGAGACTGAAGCCGAGCTGGTGTTGAGGACTGAGGTTGATTTATTTGAGGAGGTATTATATTGACTAGTTGAGATTGAAGGGCGAGTCACTGAGTTGCTTCTGACTAGTCTCGATGGATGATTGTTCTCTGATTGGGACACTGAAAGCTGAAAGTGTGAAGATTGCTCATTAAAATCTCTAGcacccaaacaaatttttaaGATGACAAGTCATTATTGATAAAAGATCTATGCTGAATTAGATGGTTGCAAAGAAAATACTGAAATAAGACAGACCTCAATTGTTTGAAGTAGATGAGGTGGGGTACGTGCTAGGCTTACAATTTACCAGAAGACATTACTGGTGAGTGGTGAGCCATGGCTTAATTTATGCGGGTAAACCCAGGTGGCAGATGGTGCTTTGTTCAGCAAGGTTGGCTTGCAGCCCAAAAATAGAAATGTACAGAAGCAACCTAGGCCAGCATACAAAATATCCAAGGGGACTTTATATGGTACCTTGGTGGACCAAACCCCCAGCCAAAACCTAATCCACTTTGTTGATTTTGCCGAGTTTGACAAAAAGAATGTCCCGAGTCCTGACTATTCACTACCATAGGTCTTTGAATGCAAAAGGTAtaccaaaagaaataattataaCATGTTTGGATCTTTCggaagagcaagaaagaagaaactctATTCAAGTCAAGTCAAGCGCAAAAGCCGAGTGCCGTGGAGAGTATCCACAATCTAAGATCCAAACAGAACCATATGCGTCATATGATAATGAAACCAAGGTAAGGCAAATGCACCACAGATGCACAAGCAATATTTGAATAGAGGGACATTACTCCTttataagaaagaaaatatCTTACCCTTGAAGTCTTATTTGTAGAAACTGATCTAGCCAATGAACTGCTTCTTGGAGCCGCTGAGGGTGGTTGAGACTCGGTTCTATCCGATGAAGGAAAAATAGGAGTTCCAGGAGGAGTGAGCAGCCTATGAACACAAAATGGTATAACAATAAACCAGAAAGCGACAACGAACAGTCTCTTGATATTACAGTAAAGTTTCACCAAAGCAACTATCAAAGTCCAAGCAATATTTTATAGAATTGATGAAGTTCCAGAAACAAAACGACGACATCTAGCTTAAACTTGTATTTCATATCTCTATTGGGTCACTTAGTTTTAACAATGTCAAAAGATGCACGAGGAGATGTGCTTCAGTGtaccacaaattttttttcccctttaagGCTCCTATCTCGGGAGAAACTCAACGTATTGCTTGACATAGTGCTTCAATGTGCAAGGCAAAACAATGCTCACTGAACACCCAGAAGCATTAGGACAAGGCAgaaaagccataaggttgtacAATTGTACATCTATCTCCTGAAGAACATGCTGTTTGATAGTAAAAAGTAACAGAATAACAAGAGATACAAACACACAAACAGGGGATGATTGATAGCTATCTCTTTTTAAGATCCACATATATTTCACTggtcttttgtttttatccaaaaaaataaaataaaatattggtgaAGTCCGTCAAAATCCAGGGAAAAAAGAGGCTGTTTGGATCATAGAAGTTCTTCTGCAGCAAAAGCAAAATTTGCAACAGAATTACAGAAATGCAGATCATGGTATAACATCTCCAACAATGGGTCAGTTTCTGACACCACAAGACAGTAAATAAATGTATCGAACAAACATATTCATGCGGTTCTAACAAACAGCTGTCCATTTAGCACAAATTGCCGTTATTTATTGCTAGTTTTGGAGTGACAATTTGGGAAGACTGGATGTGCATTAGGTTTGCCAATTAAAATAGCCACAACGGGCAAGCGCATTTACTCATACAAATATACAAGCCTCTCAAAAGCTAACTTCGTATCAGTACAAAAATGATCAAGGGACAAAAGAATGTGCATGCTGAGCAAGGTTCTCTAATTGACAATATCAACagacaaaaagagaaaaaggacaaaaatgcACAGGCTTAaaatctaaaacaaaaaaaaaaaaacaaatagtaaCAGAGAACATGGTGAAACATGCTAGTGGACAACTGGACATGGTCCCCTATCCTATTCCTTACACAAGCGTTGGCTCTCACAGCCTTTCAGTAAATAATTCAAGGCAGAACACAAGAGGCTTGCTAATAAAAGTGTTGGCAGTTGGAACTCTAGAATAAAAGTGGCTTCCTAATATCCATCGGTTTAAGTCAATGTGATCTCTCTGTTATTGGAGATGGAAATGAGTTGTTCAAAGAACTTAAATCAAGCAAAATGTTCATGTTGCAGTTTAATGACAGTATCATCGACTTTGCACAGATCCGCGATTCAAGATTCTATTTTACCAGTGTACCGTGCTTAATATTTAATTAAACAAAAGTAATTCATAATCATCGGGCTACGATCGATCAAAACCAGACGATTGAATTCGCCAACTATTAAATAACATGTGCGGGTTGTTACCAATCATAATCATGCTTTCCTCCATCTGCCGCTGACAGTAGATCATCCATTCCACTCTTGGCCAATTTCGCTGGCCCGACTGAAAGTCTCCCCAACTTCACCGAAACTGCAATCCATGCGCGAAACCCATCTAAGGAATATACACTTAACCCATtccaattgaaaaaacaaaacaaaacaaaaaataccgaAGAACCAAAAGAACAAATGAAAAACTAATGTTAATTCAGTCAACAAAAAAACTAGATAACTTTTGGCATCCAAGGTTCCGATACATCATTGATCACATCGAAATCCAATTCCAGAAaaccaataatttttcaatccgtgaTCCTATTGCATACTCCAATTAAGACGGGATATATGACAATTCAGGAAGGTATATCGGTCTACGGAAGCAGCAGAATGAAGAAACGAAAAGGAAATTGAGGTGAAAGAGAGCGGTACCGTCTGATTCGTCGGAAGATGCGACGGAGAGACTGCGGCGGTTCCTAGAGAAGAGATCCAAGTTCTCGTCGGTTTCCTTGGGCATTCCTCCGTTGAAACTCAGACCTCGCCGGTGCTCCATTCTCCCCGGAATATTCCTCCCGCCGGCCAAAGATTCCTTCAGACTCCGATTCATACCTATGAATACAGGACCAAATCCATATCCAATGCAGAATTGATCAGCAGTGGCAGAGTGTGGACAGGATTAGAGATAGAGAGGTGCAGTAGATGCAAAGGCACGCACGGAGCTTTGTTGTGGATTTTACGAAATCAAcctgagagagaggagagagagagaaagtatgtATGATTGTTGTTTGTATTAAATAGTCCATAGATCTGTTATGAAGAGcatatgatatgatatgatgGGGGTGGAGGGGAGTAGTAAAACACTGACAAGGTGGGTGGTGGAGGTAGTATTCCTCTGCTCTTCGTTGGCTTCTTCCATAATTCACATGACTTGctcccagagagagagaggaagtgctgtgctcttctctctcatctctccatGGCATGCGGTGGGTCAGCTAGCTGGCAGTGTTATGGTACACAGAACATGACGCATTGGACGCTAAATAGTCAAATACTTGTAGTACCTTAGTATCATTATGTGTCATATTCTCTGGCTAAACTATGGCCCACGTGATTACTACGCCATATCTCATATCCTTAACCTTACCCTTTTACTACTTTATactactaataataataatatccaCTTTTCACATTGTTTTTAACGAGAGGGGCTTCTTTTAAGCAGCAATTACCATAAGGGAATCATCATAGAATTTACACCAAATTATACACGCATCTTGACTAATCACTAAAGCTCTATTGTCGATTTATCATTATCCACCAGATAGAAGCCCAATTAAATTCGGGACAAGAATCCTATTAAAAAACCAACACGCAACATGCGGAATGAGGTAAAAGAGAAAGATTTAGAACTTCCATTTTCAGTTGATAAGGCAACATAATGAATGACCCTCCAAAGAAATTATGGATAAAAGCAGTTGATCGTGGCTTAACCTAAAATGCTTGACTTCTTGTTAATAAGTAGGTGCAAAAAGGTAGGTGGCcggtgatgaaaagtgaaaaccaaaaaccctcCTGTGTTTTTAGTAGTCCAGTAATTGAGGATTTTGCTTTTATATATTTGTAGTGTAAAGTCCGGTGACGTTGCAACCACTGGTTAGTTAGCTAATCTCTATCATTAGACTTGTCGAGAATATCGTGCAAGGAATCATGTGTTCAATAAATAACTTTCCAAAGGAATCTGTCCAATCTAAACTATTCCTTGAAGAGGCCAACTTCTAGCTAGCTACCCCTATGCTCGATCGAGTTATGGGCATTGAGGGATATATAGAAGTGGATGCTCGATCTGGTTCTCACACAACTTCTTGCTCAAGATTATCACCCGCTTAGCAACATTATTATTTATGACTGCAGGGGTTACTCAGGGAGAGATTTGAAGCCTTGATCAATATCAAGCATGCCAACCATAACGCAAATCAACGAGCGGACGCGTTGACAAAAGATGTGCATATTTCCGTTTGGAGATTTCATATCTATCTTTTTATTTCTAGTTGTATTGTTAATTTGTTGTAATTAGCGGATTCTATGGGGGTTGAATACCATATATAGACTTGTCAATGTTTAATTTCTTCATGCACTTtcaattacccaaaaaaagagttTCCCAGTAAACACAATTTATAATTACATTTGCCCCATCTCTCGAGACCATTCCGAGCTCGATTTTGTAGGTTTCACCCGCGCCTATAACATTAGCTCGAATAGTTTAAAAACACACATAACAGTAGCTCGAATAGTTTAAAAACACACATAAGAATTTACATGTTGctgagcccaaaaaaaaaataaaattacatgtTTAAAAACCAACTTGATCAATCtaatctacataataagggagaacggtttttgaatatTATGTTCTACATAAATCCTAATCATTAATTTGCCACATAAATCGTACGGctccgccccccccccccccccccccccccccccccccccccccccccccccccccccccccccccgttcaAACAGTGgtaattgcacaattgccacTAATCAGATCTTACGTTCAAAATTGAGATCTCTCCCTTCCCACTAGATTTATTTACATTATAGTCCTCTGTGATTtcctccctccccctcccctccaaaaaaaagaaagaaaaaagaccaacctttcacattttctgtgctatttttaatttaatggtTATTTGTAACGTCTTCTTGTATGGGGCGGGACATACATATACATGAAATTCACCTCATACGAGATGGAGTTAAAA
It encodes:
- the LOC131326178 gene encoding uncharacterized protein LOC131326178, producing MNRSLKESLAGGRNIPGRMEHRRGLSFNGGMPKETDENLDLFSRNRRSLSVASSDESDVSVKLGRLSVGPAKLAKSGMDDLLSAADGGKHDYDWLLTPPGTPIFPSSDRTESQPPSAAPRSSSLARSVSTNKTSRLSVSQSENNHPSRLVRSNSVTRPSISTSQYNTSSNKSTSVLNTSSASVSSYIRPSSPATRSSISSSTARPSTPSSRSSMSSSTARPSTPSARPVTSRPSTPSKARPSPTTSSIERMRPSPNSRPSTPNSRPSIPANLNTPATRSASRPSTPTRRNSAPSLSPSTAPLSPEAGLSTPVGRMPSNGRNAATLSRPSSPSPRVRPLPQPMILPDFSLETPPNLRTTLPDRPLSAGRSRPGAALTVKGNVETPTPTNVPRRQPSPIVSRGRIMESPVKGRLHAVSQVIDTMETRKASHVPELSLRKPIKSSATSTESSGFGRNISKKSLDMAIRHMDIRNGTSGIRPLSGTTRFPQSIRSANPKNQPGRALSAPASVNGNLPVSNNGFISEDGDYINRSPENGTKEVNYRLSAKLSEMDIYESSRYDTILLKEDLKNTNWLHSFDGKSDQGPLFDNGFEPLPEPFDPL